The proteins below are encoded in one region of Helianthus annuus cultivar XRQ/B chromosome 2, HanXRQr2.0-SUNRISE, whole genome shotgun sequence:
- the LOC110909476 gene encoding LOW QUALITY PROTEIN: plastidic ATP/ADP-transporter (The sequence of the model RefSeq protein was modified relative to this genomic sequence to represent the inferred CDS: deleted 1 base in 1 codon) — protein sequence MEGVIQTKGFFLSLPSNPQSRIFLNKIPQQFIRQRFNLSLKKSKPTNLFCLKPKSPNGFSPNLNGSRKFHGFGLFDVKKLNTLHVCKASAGAGGGGAGELEVDPPKFMGVEVLTLKKIIPLGLMFFCILFNYTILRDTKDVLVVTAKGSSAEIIPFLKTWVNLPMAIGFMLLYTKLSNVLTKNALFYTVILPFIAFFGAFGFVLYPLNNYFHPTALADKLLEFLGPQFLGPLAIMRIWSFCLFYVMAELWGSVVVSVLIWGFANQITTVEEAKKFYPLFGLGANVALIFSGRTVKYFSNMRKHLGPGVDGWAISLKYMMSIVVLMGLAICSLYWWVNTFVPLPTRSKKKKEKPNMSTMESLKFLASSPYIRDLATLVVAYGISINLVEVTWKSKLKAQFPSPNEYSSFMGDFSTATGIATFTMMLLSQWIFNKYGWGVAAKITPTVLLLTGVGFFSLILFGDPLGPGLMKFGMTPLLAAVYVGAMQNIFSKSAKYSLFDPCKEMAYIPLDEDTKVKGKAAIDVVCNPLGKSGGALIQQFMILTFGSLANSTPYLGGILLVIVLAWLGAAKSLDTQFTALRREEELEKEMERAAVKIPIVSSNVDTNGSVGSDSNTNSSTETSPRNL from the exons ATGGAAGGTGTCATTCAAAcaaaagggttt tttttgtcCCTCCCTTCAAACCCACAATCAAGAATCTTTCTTAATAAAATCCCACAACAATTTATCAGACAAAGATTCAATCTTTCCTTAAAAAAATCCAAACCCACAAATCTTTTTTGCTTAAAACCCAAATCCCCAAATGGGTTTTCTCCAAATCTTAATGGGTCAAGAAAATTTCATGGGTTTGGTTTGTTTGATGTCAAAAAGTTAAATACTTTGCATGTTTGTAAAGCCTCCGccggcgccggtggtggtggtgccggTGAGTTGGAGGTTGACCCACCAAAGTTTATGGGTGTTGAAGTGTTGACTTTGAAAAAGATTATACCTTTAGGGTTAATGTTTTTTTGTATTCTTTTTAATTATACAATTCTTAGGGATACAAAAGATGTGTTAGTG gTGACAGCCAAGGGTTCAAGTGCTGAAATTATACCCTTTTTGAAAACTTGGGTTAATTTGCCAATGGCTATAGGGTTTATGCTATTATATACAAAATTGTCTAATGTGCTAACAAAGAATGCTCTTTTTTACACTGTGATTCTGCCGTTTATCGCGTTTTTTGGGGCGTTCGGGTTTGTTTTGTATCCACTTAACAATTATTTTCACCCGACTGCACTTGCGGATAAGCTGCTTGAGTTCTTGGGGCCTCAGTTTCTTGGTCCGCTTGCGATTATGAGAATTTggagtttttgtttgttttatgttatGGCTGAGCTTTGGGGGAGTGTGGTGGTTTCGGTTTTGATTTGGGGGTTTGCTAATCAG ATAACAACTGTTGAAGAGGCAAAAAAGTTCTATCCACTATTCGGGCTTGGAGCCAATGTTGCCTTAATATTCTCGGGTCGTACGGTGAAATACTTCTCAAATATGCGAAAACATCTGGGCCCGGGAGTTGACGGATGGGCTATTTCTTTAAAATACATGATGAGTATTGTGGTGTTAATGGGCCTAGCAATTTGCAGTCTTTATTGGTGGGTCAATACATTTGTTCCGCTTCCTACCCGTAGCAAgaagaagaag gagAAGCCAAACATGAGCACAATGGAAAGTTTGAAATTCTTAGCATCGTCGCCATATATTAGGGATTTAGCTACTTTGGTTGTTGCATACGGGATTAGCATAAATCTTGTCGAGGTTACATGGAAATCAAAGCTCAAGGCGCAG TTTCCTAGCCCGAATGAATATTCTTCATTCATGGGCGACTTTTCAACCGCAACCGGAATTGCAACATTTACAATGATGCTTTTAAGTCAATGGATATTCAACAAATATGGTTGGGGCGTAGCCGCTAAAATCACACCGACGGTCCTACTTCTAACCGGCGTTGGGTTCTTTTCTTTGATCTTGTTTGGCGACCCACTTGGCCCCGGCCTTATGAAGTTCGGGATGACCCCACTTCTAGCCGCGGTCTATGTTGGTGCAATGCAAAATATATTTAGCAAAAGTGCAAAATATAGTTTGTTTGATCCTTGCAAAGAAATGGCGTATATTCCATTGGATGAAGACACCAAG GTTAAAGGCAAGGCGGCAATAGACGTCGTGTGCAACCCCTTAGGGAAATCGGGTGGAGCTCTAATTCAACAATTCATGATCTTAACGTTCGGTTCACTTGCAAATTCAACACCGTACCTTGGTGGCATACTCCTGGTGATCGTGCTGGCGTGGTTAGGTGCCGCCAAGTCACTGGACACGCAGTTCACCGCGTTGAGGCGGGAGGAAGAACTTGAAAAGGAGATGGAAAGAGCTGCGGTTAAAATCCCGATCGTTTCTTCAAATGTTGACACAAACGGGTCCGTTGGCAGCGATTCCAACACCAATAGTTCAACCGAAACATCTCCTCGGAACTTGTGA
- the LOC110909489 gene encoding titin homolog: protein MADDLMFSAEELRIDEGLGYPKAYAKICRDRGFGPFALGPPFTFTPYVLQSHQASRAKELDEMFPIIDPKAKPSARPKIFVSLLWKQLNHLGNAGFDPETFRVDPYGNVLYIHADSASPLAWDVDHWFPCSRGGLTVSSNLRLLQWQVCKKKHNKLEFLVPWWDLQVGISVNQFLSIFASSNSDFRHRGFYLLFSNGECEELNESQTVDSHRFPQPFNESKKRSGLAPAAIVLSRKESNDTLLQSVDINRRHTTNSPIVSRKSRPSMSKENEVPDFVTNPYQAIVIARDSLRQREETSKKQAEIEKLDEEMMELKQKNEEERSSIQDLEMLLIKKRRRAEKCRRLAEAQSSYKGMLEKMIRDAMHQSVIYKEQARLNQAASNSLMARLEAQKAMCDSSERELHKKFKQKDELEKQVRPDWEQTRKRSRMDDIDILLSDENNDQIVLFQEPVDEQEKDDNTLLCLPGVVNSEHKQLRVFLEEEHKASEAEMEEMGNENGKKLQKMKIEEKGCSVFEYDVRFPTDECDLVEEDEESRKQRGKGNVEKWLQMLLEKDGTDQSGQIYDADAKKTEEIIHKMNLKYPQKEISKNVHEQNETTREVTEATKMIFKNPPYKIDPRRSSVSQLECDTSAKPSKINPGRSSVSLSQSECDTSAKLTRRKSFEVKEKSEKIGKFKEIARSESARVLRRIPSSPSIILGMKKGVDCMRRKPEVIGDDEDYAGSKKFIKSSYKVIKKAVKI, encoded by the exons ATGGCTGATGATCTGATGTTCTCTGCTGAAGAGTTGCGAATCGACGAAGGCCTCGGGTACCCGAAAGCCTACGCTAAGATCTGTCGGGATCGTGGGTTCGGACCGTTCGCGCTTGGCCCGCCTTTTACCTTCACTCCATATGTTCTTCAATCTCATCag GCTTCAAGAGCCAAGGAGTTAGATGAGATGTTTCCGATAATAGACCCGAAAGCGAAACCTTCAGCAAGACCAAAGATTTTTGTAAGCCTACTATGGAAGCAACTTAACCATCTTGG GAATGCTGGATTTGACCCTGAGACGTTTCGAGTAGACCCGTATGGCAATGTTCTGTATATTCATGCCGATTCGGCTTCTCCGCTTGCTTGGGATGTTGATCATTGGTTCCCTTGCTCAA GAGGAGGGTTGActgtttcaagcaatttaagatTATTACAATGGCAAGTATGCAAGAAGAAGCATAACAAGCTTGAGTTTTTGGTTCCATGGTGGGACCTTCAAGTCGGTATATCGGTTAACCAGTTCTTGTCCATCTTTGCTTCTTCAAACTCGGATTTCAG GCATAGGGGATTCTATTTGTTGTTTAGCAACGGCGAGTGTGAAGAACTTAACGAGTCACAAACAGTTGATTCGCATCGTTTTCCACAACCGTTCAACGAGTCGAAGAAGAGATCAGGACTTGCTCCAGCTGCTATTGTTTTGTCTAGAAAGGAGTCCAATGACACCTTGTTACAATCTGTTGATATTAACAGAAGACACACAACAAATTCACCTATAG TTTCAAGAAAATCAAGACCGAGTATGTCGAAAGAAAACGAAGTTCCAGATTTTGTTACGAACCCGTATCAAGCGATTGTTATCGCTAGGGACTCGCTGAGGCAAAGAGAAGAAACGTCAAAGAAACAGGCGGAGATCGAGAAACTGGATGAGGAAATGATGGAACTGAAACAAAAGAATGAAGAGGAAAGAAGTTCAATCCAAGATCTTGAAATGTTGTTAATTAAAAAAAGGCGTCGTGCAGAAAAATGTCGGCGTTTAGCAGAAGCACAATCGTCGTATAAGGGAATGCTAGAGAAGATGATACGAGACGCTATGCACCA GAGTGTGATTTATAAAGAACAAGCTCGGTTAAACCAAGCAGCATCGAATTCACTAATGGCTAGACTCGAAGCTCAAAAGGCGATGTGCGATTCATCCGAAAGAGAACTCCATAAGAAATTCAAGCAAAAAGATGAATTAGAGAAACAAGTTCGACCCGATTGGGAACAAACAAGAAAAAGATCAAGAATGGATGATATTGATATCCTCTTAAGTGACGAAAACAATGATCAAATCGTCTTATTCCAAGAACCGGTCGATGAACAAGAAAaagacgataatacccttttatgCTTGCCTGGTGTTGTTAACTCGGAACACAAGCAGTTAAGGGTGTTTTTGGAAGAAGAACATAAAGCATCCGAAGCGGAAATGGAAGAGATGGGTAATGAAAATGGTAAAAAGCTGCAAAAGATGAAGATAGAAGAAAAGGGATGTTCGGTTTTTGAGTATGATGTTCGGTTTCCGACGGATGAATGTGATCTAgtggaagaagatgaagaaagtCGAAAGCAACGTGGCAAAGGGAACGTCGAAAAATGGCTTCAAATGCTTCTTGAGAAAGACGGTACTGATCAAAGCGGTCAGATATATGATGCGGATGCTAAAAAGACCGAAGAAATCATACATAAGATGAATTTGAAGTACCCACAGAAAGAAATCTCGAAAAACGTGCACGAACAGAACGAAACGACTCGCGAAGTTACTGAAGCAACAAAAATGATCTTCAAAAACCCGCCGTACAAGATCGATCCACGAAGAAGTAGCGTTAGCCAATTGGAGTGTGACACGTCAGCAAAGCCTAGCAAGATCAATCCAGGAAGAAGTAGCGTCAGCCTCAGCCAATCGGAGTGCGACACATCAGCGAAACTTACTAGGCGGAAAAGTTTTGAAGTGAAGGAAAAAAGCGAAAAAATAGGGAAATTTAAGGAGATTGCGAGGAGTGAGAGTGCTAGAGTTTTACGACGGATTCCATCTTCACCGTCGATTATTCTAGGCATGAAAAAGGGGGTTGATTGCATGCGAAGAAAGCCGGAAGTAATCGGTGACGATGAAGATTATGCAGGAAGTAAGAAGTTTATCAAGTCTTCTTAcaaagtgatcaagaaagcagtaAAGATATAG
- the LOC110885363 gene encoding pleiotropic drug resistance protein 1 produces the protein MNKVWDTCRVVVQPHLIFGGKILDLSNASFFLIIQCIACLWKQRLSYWRNPPYTAVRFAFTTFIGVMFGTMFWDLGSKKTTQRDLNNAMGSMYAAVLFLSIQNASAVQPVVDVERTVFYRERAAGMYSALPYAFAQILVEIPYIFSQTIVYSVIVYAMIGFDWTVAKFCWYVFFQFCSLLYMTYYGMMTVAITPNANIAAIIAASFYGIFNLFSGFIIPRPRIPVWWRWYYWGNPLAWTIYGMVASQFGDFDDVLTSEETVKGYLDRYYGYKHSFLGPVAGVHVGLILFFGFIFAYCIRAFNFQKR, from the exons atgaataAGGTTTGGGACACGTGTCGTGTTGTGGTGCAACCTCACTTgatttttggcgggaaaat CCTAGATCTCTCAAACGCATCATTCTTTCTCATTATTCAATGCATCGCTTGTTTATGGAAACAACGGTTGTCGTACTGGCGAAACCCGCCATACACGGCGGTCCGATTTGCGTTCACTACCTTCATTGGTGTTATGTTCGGTACCATGTTTTGGGATCTCGGCAGTAAAAA GACAACGCAACGGGATTTGAATAATGCGATGGGGTCCATGTATGCGGCGGTGTTGTTTCTCAGTATCCAAAACGCGTCAGCTGTGCAACCGGTTGTAGATGTTGAACGCACCGTGTTTTATAGAGAACGAGCTGCTGGAATGTATTCTGCACTGCCGTACGCCTTTGCTCAG ATTTTGGTCGAAATTCCGTACATTTTTTCACAAACAATAGTATACAGTGTCATAGTGTACGCCATGATCGGATTCGATTGGACAGTGGCGAAATTCTGCTGGTACGTTTTCTTCCAGTTTTGTAGTCTACTCTACATGACGTATTATGGCATGATGACCGTCGCCATTACACCAAACGCCAACATTGCTGCCATCATTGCCGCCTCATTTTATGGAATCTTCAATCTCTTCTCGGGCTTCATCATTCCACGACCC AGGATTCCGGTCTGGTGGAGATGGTACTATTGGGGCAACCCACTGGCTTGGACCATCTATGGTATGGTTGCATCACAATTCGGAGATTTTGATGACGTGCTCACAAGTGAGGAGACCGTGAAAGGGTACTTGGACCGGTATTATGGTTACAAACATAGTTTCCTTGGCCCGGTTGCAGGGGTGCATGTCGGGCTAATTTTGTTTTTCGGGTTCATCTTCGCTTACTGCATTCGGGCCTTCAATTTCCAGAAGAGATAA